One Myxococcaceae bacterium JPH2 genomic window, GGCTGCCCTGGCTGGTGGGCATGCCCGCCGAGGTGTCGCTGGCCATCTGCTCGCTCATCTTCGGCGGCGTCATGGAGCGACTGCCCAAGCTGCGGCTCGCGTTCGCGCACGGCGGCGGCTCGTTCCCCGGGACGCTGGGCCGCATCCAGCACGGCTTCGAGGCGCGGCCGGACCTCGTGGCCGTGGACAACCCGGTGCCGCCGCGCGAGTACCTGGGCCGCTTCTGGGTGGACTCGCTGGTGCATGACGCGGACACGCTGCGCGGCATCGTGAAGCTGTTCGGCCCCGACAAGGTGGCGCTGGGCAGCGACTATCCCTTCCCCCTGGGCGAGGAGCGGCCTGGGACCCTGATTGAATCGCTGACCGAGCTGTCGCCCGCCGCGCGCGAGGGCCTGCTCTGGAAGAACGCCCTGGCGTGGCTGGGACGCTCGCGCGAGGACTTCGCACCATGACTTCGCATCGCTACGAGAACACCGAGGCCTTCGCCCGGCGCATGGACGCCGAGGACGCGCTGGCCTCCTTCCGCGACGAGTTCCTCTTCCCGCCCAGCCCCTCGGGCGAGCCGTCCATCTATCTGGCGGGCAACTCGCTCGGGCTGCAGCCGAAGCGCGCGCGCCAGTACATCCAGGAGGAGCTGGAGGACTGGGCGCGGCTGGGCGTGGAGGGCCACGTGCACGGGCGCCACCCGTGGCTGCCCTACCATGAGCTACTCACCGAGCAGGTCGCCCGCATCGTGGGCGCGCAGCCGCAAGAAGTCGTGGTGATGAACACCTTGTCGGTGAACCTGCACCTGATGATGGTGTCGTTCTACCGACCCACGCGCGAGCGCTACAAGATTCTCATCGAGGCGGGCGCGTTCCCGTCGGACCAGTACGCGGTCGCGTCCCAGGCGCGCTTCCACGGCATGGATCCAACGCAGGCCGTGATGCTCCTCCAGCCGCGCGACGGCGAGGCCACGCTGCGCACCGAGGACGTCCTGGAGACGCTGGCGCGACACGGGAAGGAGATCGCGCTGGTGATGCTGGGCAGCGTGAACTACCTCACCGGACAGTCCTTCGACCTCGCGGCCATCACCCGCGCGGCCCACGCGCAGGGCTGTCAGGTGGGCTTCGACCTGGCGCACGGCGCGGGCAACCTGAAGCTCGCGCTGCATGACACCGGGCCGGACTTCGCGGTGTGGTGTTCCTACAAGTACCTCAACGGCGGCCCCGGCAGCCTGGGCGGCGTGTTCGTCCATGAGCGCCACGCGCGCTCGCCCCAGCTCCCGCGCTTCGAGGGCTGGTGGGGCCACAACAAGGCCACGCGCTTCCAGATGGGCCCCACGTTCGACCCGCTCCCCGGCGCGGAGGGATGGCAGCTCTCCAACCCGCCCATCTTCCAGCTCGCCGCGCTGCGCGCCTCGGTGGAGTTGTTCGACCGCGCCACCCTGCCCGCGCTGCACGCCCGGAGCCAGAAGCTCACGGGCTACCTGGAGTTCCTCCTCGACCAACTGCCGGAGGGCTTCGTGCGCATCACCACGCCGAGAGACCCCGCGCAGCGCGGCGCCCAGCTCTCGCTGCGCTTCCGCGGCGAGCCCAAGCAACTGCTCACGCGGCTGGGCGAGGCGGGCGTCATCTGCGACTTCCGCGAGCCGGACATCATCCGCGCCGCGCCCACCGCGCTCTACAACTCGTTCCTGGACGTCTATCGCTTCGTGAAGACGCTGGAGGGCCACGCCCGTGGCTGAGCCCAAGGAAGCGGTCACCATCGCGGGCGCGGGGCTGGTGGGCTCGCTGCTCGCCATCAACCTGGCTCGACGCGGCCACCCCGTGGAGGTGCTGGAGCGCCGCGCGGACATGCGCCGCGAGACGGTGGAGGCGGGCCGCTCCATCAACCTCGCCATCTCCACGCGCGGCCTGTACGCGCTCCGGCAGCTGGGCCTGGAGGACGAGGCGCTGCGCCACGCCATCCCCATGCGCGGGCGGATGATCCACTCGCCTCGGGGCGAGCTGACCTTCCAGCCCTACGGCAAGGATGACTCGCAGCACATCAACTCGCTGTCACGAGGCTGGCTCAACCAGTTCCTCATGACGCGCGCGGAGGAGACGGGCCGGGTGAACATCCGCTTCCGCCAGCGCGTGAGCGGCGTGAACCTGAAGGCGGGCGAGATCCGCGTGGTCGACGAGGCCACCGGCGCGTCTCGCGACGTGCGCCCGGGCGTCCTCTTCGGGACGGACGGCTCGGGCTCGGTGCTGCGCCACACCCTGGCGGCGTGGAGCGATGCGCAGGTGACGCAGGAGCAGCTCGGCCACGGCTACAAGGAGCTGACCATTCCCCCCGGCGCGGGCGGGCGCTTCCAGATGGAGAAGCACGCGCTGCACATCTGGCCGCGGGGCACGTACATGCTCATCGCGCTGCCCAACGAGGATGGCAGCTTCACCTGCACGCTGTTCCTCCCGTGGCAGGGCCCGGTGAGCTTCGCCTCGCTGGATACGCCCGCGCGGCTGGAGGCGTTCTTCCAGGAGCAGTTCGCGGACGCGCGCGCGCTCATCCCCGACCTGGTGCAGGCGTTCTTCGCCCGGCCCACCGGGCACATGGTGACGGTGAAGTCCCCGCGGTGGCGCCTGGGCGGCGGCACGCTCCTGTTGGGCGACGCGGCCCACGCCATCGTCCCCTTCTACGGCCAGGGGATGAACTGCGGCTTCGAGGACTGCACCGTGCTGGAGGCGTGTCTGGACCGGCACGCCACGTGGGAAGGCGCCTTCGCGGAGTTCGAGCGGCTGCGCAAGACGAACGCGGACGCCATCGCGGACATGGCGGTGGAGAACTTCATCGAGATGCGCGACAGCACGGCCGACCCGCGCTTCCTCCTGGAGAAGGGCGTGGAGAAGGTGCTGCTCAACGCCTTCCCGGGAGAGTTCGTCAGCCGCTACTCGCTCGTGAGCTTCAGCCGCGTCCCGTACCGGCTGGCCTACGAGCTGGGCGCGCTCGCCAGCGGCATCGTGTCCGAGCTGGCGCGGGAGCTGACGCGCCCGGAGGACGTGGACCTCACGCGCGCCGGCCAGCTCATCCGAGCCCGGATGGTGCCCTTCATGAAGGAGAACGCGGATGGATTTCGGACTGAAGGGTAGACGGGCGCTGGTGATGGGCGCCTCGGCCGGCCTGGGGCGCGCGTGCGCCACCGCGCTGGTGAAGGAGGGCGCCACCGTGGCCCTCTGCGCGCGCGGCGGAGACCGCCTCAACGCCACGGCCCAGGCGATGGGCGCCGCGCTCGCCGTCCCGTGCGACCTGTCTCAGCCCGGCGCTGCCCGCGCGCTGGTGCGCGAGGTGGTGGCGAAGCTGGGCGGCGTGGACATCCTCGTCATCAACTCGGGCGGCCCGCCGCCCGGCGGCATCGAGTCCATCAGCGACACCCAATGGCAGGCGGGCTTCCAGAGCCTGTGGATGACGGCGGTGGACAGCATCCAGGAGGCCCTGCCCGGCATGAAGGCCCAGGGCTGGGGACGCATCGTGCTCGTCACCTCCACCGCCGCACGCGAGGCGCTGCCCAACCTCACCATCTCCAACGGCCTGCGCGCCGGGCTCCTCGGATTGGTGAAGACCGTCAGCAACGAGGTGGGCCCGCACGGCATCACCGTCAACGCGGCGCTGCCCGGCTACCATGCCACGGACCGCATGAAGGACCTGGGCCTCACCGACGAGAAGGTCGCCCCCCAGATTCCCGCGCGCCGCCTGGGTCGCCCCGAGGAGTTCGGCGCCCTCGTCGCCTTCCTCGCCTCCGAGCCCGCCGCGTACATCAACGGCCAGTCCATCGCCTGCGACGGAGGCGCCCTCCGCGGCTTCTGAGCCCTCCGCGGAGAAATCTCGCTGATTACCTCTTTTCGACTTTTCACGTCTTGAGACAGAGTTGACCCCGCTGGTTCGAGGGAGGTTGGCTTTGTCCAAACGTGCAGGTCTCGCCCGCGGGCTGTGTCTCGCGGTGTTGCTATGGGGTGTCGGGGCGTTGGCCCAGGGCACCTCGGTCATCATCGGAACCGTGGTCAGCGCGGACGGTGGCCACGCGCCCCTGGCGGACGCGGTGGTGACGGTGACGTCGCCCCACCTCCAGGGGGCGCGGGATGTCGTCACGGATGCGAGCGGCCTGTATCGCGTGCCGCAGCTTCCGCCCGGCACGTACACCGTGCGCGTGGAGCGAGACGGCTTCCAGCCCTACGCCCGCGAGGGGCTGGTGCTGCGATTGGACCGCACCATCCGCTTCAACGTGGAGCTGCTCCCCTCGACCATCACCGAGGAGCGCACGGTGGTGGGCGCGCCGCCCACGGTGGACGTGGGCTCCAGCAGCTCCGGGGTGAGCGTGGACCAGGAGTTCCTGCGCAACGTGGCCATCATCCGGCCCGGCACCAAGGGCGCGGCCTCGCGCTCGTTCGAGTCGCTGGCGGAGCTGGCCCCGGGCGCGCAGTCGGACCGCTACGGCGTCAGCGTCAGCGGCAGCACGTCCCCCGAGAGCCAGTACGTGGTGGATGGCTTGTCGGTGAACAACCCGGGCGTGGGCACGCTGGGCACGCCGCTGTCCGTGGACTTCGTGCAAGAGGTCAACGTCATCACCGGCGGCTACCTGCCGGAGTACGGGCGCTCCACGGGCGGCGTGCTCAACGTCGTCACGAAGTCCGGCTCCAACGAGTTCCACGGCTCCGTCTTCACCTACTTCGCCCCGGGCGCGCTCCAGGCCTCCACGGCGGAAATCCGCCAGGAGGGCAGCGTCATCTCCGCGCAGGGCACGCCCGTCAATCTGGGCAGCTTCGGCTTCGACCTGG contains:
- the kynU gene encoding kynureninase — encoded protein: MTSHRYENTEAFARRMDAEDALASFRDEFLFPPSPSGEPSIYLAGNSLGLQPKRARQYIQEELEDWARLGVEGHVHGRHPWLPYHELLTEQVARIVGAQPQEVVVMNTLSVNLHLMMVSFYRPTRERYKILIEAGAFPSDQYAVASQARFHGMDPTQAVMLLQPRDGEATLRTEDVLETLARHGKEIALVMLGSVNYLTGQSFDLAAITRAAHAQGCQVGFDLAHGAGNLKLALHDTGPDFAVWCSYKYLNGGPGSLGGVFVHERHARSPQLPRFEGWWGHNKATRFQMGPTFDPLPGAEGWQLSNPPIFQLAALRASVELFDRATLPALHARSQKLTGYLEFLLDQLPEGFVRITTPRDPAQRGAQLSLRFRGEPKQLLTRLGEAGVICDFREPDIIRAAPTALYNSFLDVYRFVKTLEGHARG
- a CDS encoding FAD-dependent monooxygenase; amino-acid sequence: MAEPKEAVTIAGAGLVGSLLAINLARRGHPVEVLERRADMRRETVEAGRSINLAISTRGLYALRQLGLEDEALRHAIPMRGRMIHSPRGELTFQPYGKDDSQHINSLSRGWLNQFLMTRAEETGRVNIRFRQRVSGVNLKAGEIRVVDEATGASRDVRPGVLFGTDGSGSVLRHTLAAWSDAQVTQEQLGHGYKELTIPPGAGGRFQMEKHALHIWPRGTYMLIALPNEDGSFTCTLFLPWQGPVSFASLDTPARLEAFFQEQFADARALIPDLVQAFFARPTGHMVTVKSPRWRLGGGTLLLGDAAHAIVPFYGQGMNCGFEDCTVLEACLDRHATWEGAFAEFERLRKTNADAIADMAVENFIEMRDSTADPRFLLEKGVEKVLLNAFPGEFVSRYSLVSFSRVPYRLAYELGALASGIVSELARELTRPEDVDLTRAGQLIRARMVPFMKENADGFRTEG
- a CDS encoding SDR family oxidoreductase — protein: MDFGLKGRRALVMGASAGLGRACATALVKEGATVALCARGGDRLNATAQAMGAALAVPCDLSQPGAARALVREVVAKLGGVDILVINSGGPPPGGIESISDTQWQAGFQSLWMTAVDSIQEALPGMKAQGWGRIVLVTSTAAREALPNLTISNGLRAGLLGLVKTVSNEVGPHGITVNAALPGYHATDRMKDLGLTDEKVAPQIPARRLGRPEEFGALVAFLASEPAAYINGQSIACDGGALRGF